The Chitinophagales bacterium genome has a window encoding:
- a CDS encoding NAD-dependent epimerase/dehydratase family protein, with the protein MKVIVTGTTGMVGKGVLLECLDHPEVAEVLVVNRSSIGMNHPKLKELIHKDFYDLSSIKDRLQGYDACYFCLGVSVIGLSEQEYTRITYDLTMHFAQTVINPGMTFIYVSGTGTDSTEDGKTMWARIKGRTENALLRMPFRKAYMFRPGIILPVKGVRSKTGWYNAIYNIMRPFFPLLRRSGSVTDTEKVGLAMINITLHDSDKLHLENKDINELATIH; encoded by the coding sequence CTGAAAGTCATAGTAACAGGAACGACAGGCATGGTGGGCAAAGGCGTATTGCTGGAGTGCCTGGACCATCCTGAGGTAGCCGAAGTGCTGGTAGTGAACCGCAGCAGCATCGGTATGAACCACCCGAAACTCAAAGAACTGATTCATAAGGACTTTTACGACCTGTCGTCCATAAAAGACAGGCTGCAGGGTTATGATGCCTGTTATTTCTGCCTGGGCGTTTCGGTTATCGGGCTTAGCGAGCAGGAATATACCCGCATCACTTACGACCTGACCATGCATTTCGCCCAAACAGTCATCAACCCCGGCATGACCTTTATTTACGTATCCGGTACGGGTACAGACAGTACCGAAGACGGAAAAACCATGTGGGCCCGCATAAAAGGACGTACCGAAAACGCCCTGCTCAGGATGCCCTTCAGAAAGGCATATATGTTTCGCCCGGGTATCATACTGCCCGTAAAAGGTGTGCGCTCCAAAACTGGATGGTACAATGCCATATATAATATCATGCGTCCATTCTTCCCGCTGCTCAGGCGCTCCGGTTCTGTAACTGATACTGAAAAAGTAGGACTGGCGATGATCAATATAACCTTGCATGACAGTGATAAACTACATTTAGAGAATAAGGATATTAACGAGCTGGCTACCATACATTAA
- a CDS encoding GNAT family N-acetyltransferase has product MSVTIQPCNTLADLKKFVQFPYDLYKGNKYWVPPMKKDELNSLQPATNPAFNHCDAQFWIALKDGKVAGRIGAIINNAYNEQVGTKLGRITRLEFIDDKEVSSGLLATAEAWIKDKGMEGVHGPLGFTNLDHQAVLIEGFDHLPSIASEYHLPYYKEHIEAAGYEKERDWVEFRLKLADSIPEKALKLNEMIKTRYKLNVIHFNTQAEMKEQANRAFDLLNSAFGDLFSFVKMDKDLADFYINKYFTILNPKFVKMIEDEDSNLIGFIISLPSLSEAMQKAGGKIFPLGWYHIMQALKKPKVVDLLLTAIHPEWQAKGVSAILITELQKVMFEHGVTHVETTGIIETNEKAISHWKNYDHIQHKRKRCFIKMF; this is encoded by the coding sequence ATGTCCGTTACGATACAACCTTGTAATACATTAGCCGACCTGAAAAAGTTTGTACAGTTTCCTTATGACCTGTACAAAGGCAATAAATACTGGGTGCCACCAATGAAAAAAGATGAGCTGAATTCGTTACAGCCGGCTACCAACCCTGCGTTCAATCATTGTGATGCGCAGTTCTGGATAGCCCTTAAGGATGGTAAAGTGGCAGGCCGTATCGGTGCTATTATCAACAATGCGTATAATGAGCAGGTGGGTACCAAACTGGGTCGTATCACCAGGTTGGAGTTTATTGATGATAAAGAAGTAAGCAGCGGTTTACTTGCTACTGCTGAAGCATGGATAAAGGATAAAGGAATGGAAGGCGTGCATGGGCCGCTGGGTTTCACTAATCTCGATCACCAGGCCGTGTTGATAGAAGGCTTCGACCATTTGCCGTCTATCGCATCAGAATATCACCTGCCCTATTATAAAGAGCATATTGAAGCGGCAGGGTACGAAAAAGAAAGGGACTGGGTAGAGTTTCGCCTGAAGCTGGCTGATTCTATACCGGAGAAAGCCCTGAAGCTTAATGAAATGATCAAGACGCGTTACAAGCTGAACGTGATTCATTTCAATACACAGGCAGAAATGAAAGAACAAGCCAACCGCGCGTTCGACCTGCTGAACAGTGCATTCGGCGATCTGTTCAGCTTTGTGAAGATGGATAAGGACCTGGCAGATTTTTACATCAATAAATATTTTACCATTCTCAATCCTAAGTTTGTAAAGATGATCGAGGATGAGGATAGTAACCTGATAGGATTTATCATCAGCCTGCCATCTCTCAGTGAGGCTATGCAAAAAGCGGGCGGAAAGATATTCCCGCTTGGCTGGTATCATATCATGCAGGCGTTAAAGAAACCTAAGGTTGTAGATCTGCTGCTTACAGCTATTCATCCCGAATGGCAGGCAAAAGGTGTGAGTGCCATACTTATTACCGAATTGCAGAAAGTAATGTTTGAGCATGGCGTAACTCATGTGGAGACCACCGGCATTATCGAGACCAATGAGAAGGCCATCAGCCACTGGAAAAACTACGACCATATACAGCACAAACGTAAGCGCTGTTTTATCAAGATGTTCTAA
- a CDS encoding PAAR domain-containing protein — protein MPPAARLTDFHECPMVTPGIPPVPHVGGPITGPGCPTVLIGKLPAARVGDMLVCVGPPDTIVKGSATVMIDGMPAARLGDTTAHGGQIVLGDFTVMIGG, from the coding sequence ATGCCCCCAGCAGCAAGATTAACAGATTTTCATGAATGCCCGATGGTTACACCCGGCATACCTCCCGTACCCCACGTCGGCGGCCCCATAACCGGGCCGGGATGCCCCACGGTATTAATAGGCAAGCTACCTGCAGCAAGAGTAGGGGATATGCTTGTATGTGTTGGCCCACCCGACACTATAGTAAAAGGTTCTGCCACTGTAATGATAGATGGCATGCCCGCAGCCCGTTTGGGTGATACTACTGCACACGGGGGACAGATAGTACTGGGCGATTTTACTGTAATGATCGGTGGTTAG
- the vgrG gene encoding type VI secretion system tip protein VgrG has translation MPAQSPKTENTNLVSYEILVNGSPIDSAINVASINITKQINRIPVASIELLDGDSATGKFPISSGSTFVPGNIIEIKLGYDNKCLTVFKGIVAEQNIRANTGMGSVLEVICYDQSIGMTVGRKNGTYINTKDSDTIQKIISGYSGLTADIQSTGNTLNQLVQYYATDWDFICTRAEANGQVVIANNNKVTTQTPYTNTSSVLTLTYGQDIIDMNLQLDATAQLASVVSSSWDDTMQKVIQDSSTQSVAGPGNISSKQLSQVIGLSAYQQQTSAPLDNSNLTTWSKAELTWSGLAKIQGSVTFQGSNIVEPGTFVTLAGVGDRFNGDVYVSGVEHHLTDGMWTTVTELGLPADWPSTGNEDISAPQAAGLLPAIQGIHNAVVLQIAQDPDNDYRILVKIPLISDTGIWARLSNFSATSGAGSFFYPEVGDEVLVGFMNNDPRYPVIMGSVYSQKNKPPYTPDDKNTKKGFITKAGLKLEFDDENKITTVTTPANNSFVLNDKDKTVTVSDMNGNKLVMSASDISISSPKNINISANQQVNIKGNMGVTLQATAGDVKISGMNVKTHADMEASIEGSATASLTGGAQATIKGAMVMIN, from the coding sequence ATGCCTGCACAATCTCCTAAAACAGAAAACACAAACCTGGTATCTTATGAGATACTGGTCAATGGTAGTCCTATAGATAGCGCTATCAATGTAGCTTCCATTAATATCACCAAACAGATCAACCGCATACCTGTTGCAAGTATCGAACTACTGGACGGAGATTCGGCAACAGGTAAATTTCCCATAAGCTCCGGCAGCACATTCGTACCCGGGAATATCATTGAAATAAAGCTGGGCTATGACAACAAATGCCTGACTGTTTTTAAAGGCATTGTGGCAGAACAGAATATCAGGGCAAATACCGGCATGGGGTCTGTGCTGGAAGTAATATGCTACGACCAGTCTATCGGGATGACTGTAGGCCGTAAGAACGGCACATACATCAACACAAAAGACAGTGACACAATACAGAAGATCATTTCAGGCTACAGTGGGTTAACCGCTGATATTCAAAGTACAGGAAATACACTCAACCAGTTGGTACAATACTATGCCACCGACTGGGACTTTATCTGCACCCGTGCGGAAGCTAATGGCCAGGTGGTCATTGCCAATAACAATAAAGTAACCACGCAAACACCATATACCAATACCAGTTCTGTTCTTACACTTACATATGGACAAGACATTATAGACATGAACCTTCAACTGGATGCAACCGCGCAACTTGCATCCGTAGTATCGTCGTCATGGGATGATACAATGCAGAAGGTAATACAAGACAGTTCAACACAATCTGTTGCGGGTCCGGGCAACATAAGCAGCAAACAATTATCACAGGTTATAGGTCTGTCAGCTTATCAACAACAAACATCAGCACCTCTGGACAATAGTAACCTTACCACATGGTCAAAGGCAGAACTGACATGGTCGGGACTGGCTAAAATACAGGGCAGTGTTACCTTCCAGGGTAGTAATATAGTTGAACCAGGCACTTTTGTAACACTTGCCGGTGTAGGAGACCGGTTCAATGGCGATGTATACGTCTCCGGTGTAGAACATCATCTTACAGATGGTATGTGGACAACAGTGACCGAACTGGGACTACCTGCAGACTGGCCTTCAACCGGCAATGAGGACATATCTGCTCCACAGGCGGCAGGGTTACTACCTGCTATACAAGGCATACACAATGCGGTTGTATTACAAATTGCACAAGATCCGGATAATGACTACAGAATATTAGTCAAGATACCCCTCATCTCAGATACAGGTATCTGGGCGAGGCTGTCCAACTTCAGTGCTACAAGCGGTGCGGGCAGTTTCTTTTATCCGGAGGTGGGCGATGAGGTATTGGTAGGTTTCATGAACAACGACCCTCGTTACCCTGTAATAATGGGATCGGTGTACAGCCAGAAAAACAAACCGCCATATACACCCGATGATAAAAACACGAAGAAAGGTTTCATTACCAAAGCGGGATTAAAACTTGAATTTGACGATGAGAATAAGATAACTACCGTAACAACACCGGCAAATAACAGCTTTGTACTGAACGATAAAGACAAGACCGTTACCGTAAGCGACATGAACGGGAATAAGCTGGTGATGTCGGCATCGGATATCAGCATTAGCAGTCCTAAAAATATTAATATCTCAGCAAACCAGCAGGTAAACATTAAAGGCAACATGGGTGTAACCCTACAGGCAACTGCCGGGGATGTAAAAATATCAGGTATGAATGTAAAAACTCATGCCGATATGGAAGCAAGTATTGAAGGTAGCGCTACCGCCAGCCTGACAGGCGGTGCACAAGCAACCATAAAAGGCGCAATGGTAATGATCAACTAA
- a CDS encoding dCTP deaminase — protein MILSDKRILEEMEKGTIKIEPYNRADLGSNSYDVHLGSTLATYRNHILDAKEHNKIDVFEIPEEGFVLYPHIFYLGVTAEYTETHAHVPFLEGKSSTGRLGIDIHATAGKGDVGFCGNWTLEISVKQPVKVYKGMPIGQLIYFPVDGEIEVKYNQKKNAKYGNQPNLPVESMMWKNKF, from the coding sequence ATGATACTCTCTGACAAACGCATCCTGGAAGAAATGGAAAAAGGTACTATCAAAATTGAGCCGTACAACCGTGCCGACCTGGGTAGTAACAGTTACGATGTGCACCTGGGTTCAACTCTGGCTACTTACCGTAACCATATACTGGATGCCAAGGAGCATAACAAGATAGATGTGTTCGAGATTCCGGAAGAAGGTTTTGTATTGTACCCGCATATTTTCTACCTGGGAGTTACGGCTGAATACACAGAAACACATGCGCATGTCCCTTTTCTTGAAGGCAAATCCAGTACAGGCCGCCTGGGTATAGACATTCATGCTACTGCCGGTAAAGGAGATGTTGGTTTTTGTGGTAACTGGACACTGGAGATATCAGTAAAACAGCCGGTAAAAGTATATAAAGGTATGCCCATAGGCCAACTGATATACTTCCCTGTTGATGGCGAGATAGAAGTAAAATATAACCAGAAGAAGAACGCCAAGTACGGCAACCAGCCCAACCTCCCCGTTGAAAGTATGATGTGGAAAAACAAATTCTAA
- a CDS encoding 4'-phosphopantetheinyl transferase superfamily protein — protein MPLYREWSSDAYSLAAIWKIEEPESFFTERTGIISDIKNEKRRMERLAGRFLLKYLKQDFPLLNIYSDEHDKPRINNNDYFFSISHSWPYVAAVVSPYVECGIDIQCWHPRMEALQHKFLSEQEQKLFHNDPKLITLAWSAKEAAYKWQGRRGVEFIDHLPIEKYTDKEHTHEFDIFLQLTAPKMHVQIQGIVKQEFACAYAIHDEILHPSF, from the coding sequence ATGCCATTATACCGAGAATGGAGCAGCGACGCCTATAGCCTGGCCGCTATATGGAAGATAGAAGAGCCGGAAAGCTTTTTCACGGAGCGCACGGGTATTATCTCTGACATAAAGAACGAAAAGCGCCGGATGGAAAGGCTGGCAGGCCGTTTCCTACTCAAATACCTGAAACAGGATTTTCCACTGTTAAATATATACAGCGACGAGCATGACAAGCCACGCATTAATAATAACGACTACTTCTTTTCCATATCTCACTCATGGCCATATGTGGCGGCAGTGGTGAGTCCTTATGTGGAGTGCGGTATAGATATACAGTGCTGGCACCCGAGGATGGAGGCTTTGCAGCATAAATTCCTTTCGGAACAGGAGCAAAAGTTATTTCATAACGACCCGAAACTGATCACCCTGGCATGGAGCGCCAAAGAAGCCGCCTATAAATGGCAGGGGAGAAGGGGAGTGGAGTTCATAGACCACCTGCCAATAGAAAAATATACTGACAAGGAACATACTCACGAATTTGATATATTTCTTCAATTAACTGCTCCAAAGATGCATGTACAGATACAAGGCATTGTAAAACAAGAGTTTGCGTGTGCCTATGCCATTCACGATGAGATATTGCATCCTTCATTTTAA
- a CDS encoding glutamine synthetase III, translated as MSSLRYLALQDLAKEEKKIGHYAGKRVTSIFGSNVFTERAMREYLSDEAYKSLMASIKAGEKLDRRVADQVAAGMKAWAEAHSVTHFTHWFQPLTGTTAEKHDSFFTIKSDGSAIEIFDGDALIQQEPDASSFPNGGIRATFEARGYTAWDPSSPAFIIESGQGKTLCIPTIFIAYNGESLDYKAPLLKSIHELNKAAVDVCHYFDKNVSKVTATLGWEQEYFVVDEVMANARPDLVLCGRTLVGHAPAKGQQLEDHYFGTIPERVYAFMQDFEQESYKLGIPLRTRHNEVAPGQFECAPIFEEANIAVDHNSLLMDVMTKVAKRHKLKVLLHEKPFAGVNGSGKHNNWSLATDTGVNLLSPGKTPRTNLMFLTFFVNIIKAVHDNADLLRAAIASAGNDHRLGANEAPPAIISVYIGQYLTQVLNEVEERVKEKFSEQDEVILKLDIHKQIPELLMDNTDRNRTSPFAFTGNKFEFRAVGSAANCGSPLMIINTIMADSLKKFKAEVDALIEKGDKKEIAIMHVLRKYIAESKKIRFEGDNYSDEWAKEAEKRGLSNMKTTPEALGAYLTDNAKKLFFDNNIYSARELEARVEIMLEEYVKKVQIEARIMGYIATNHVLPAAIAYQNSLIENVKGLKDLGLGENTYKAQLNLVEIVSGHIQNINNNVEKMIDARKRANNEADSHKRADMYCNEVKPYFDTIRYHVDKLELIVDDKLWPLPKYRELLFLR; from the coding sequence ATGTCTTCTTTACGTTATCTCGCACTACAAGACCTTGCCAAGGAGGAAAAAAAGATCGGCCACTATGCCGGCAAAAGAGTTACCTCAATTTTTGGCAGCAATGTATTTACTGAGCGCGCAATGCGCGAGTACCTTAGCGATGAGGCTTACAAGAGCCTGATGGCTTCAATTAAAGCAGGTGAAAAACTGGATCGCCGTGTGGCAGACCAGGTAGCAGCAGGTATGAAAGCCTGGGCCGAGGCGCATAGTGTTACTCACTTCACGCACTGGTTCCAACCACTGACAGGTACTACAGCTGAGAAGCATGATTCTTTCTTTACTATCAAGAGCGATGGCAGCGCCATTGAGATATTTGATGGCGACGCGCTGATACAGCAGGAGCCTGATGCATCGAGCTTCCCTAACGGTGGTATCCGTGCTACTTTCGAGGCACGTGGTTATACCGCATGGGATCCCTCATCCCCGGCATTCATTATAGAAAGCGGACAAGGTAAGACGTTGTGCATCCCGACCATCTTTATAGCTTACAACGGCGAAAGCCTGGACTATAAGGCACCTTTGTTGAAATCTATCCACGAGCTGAATAAAGCCGCTGTTGATGTGTGTCATTACTTCGATAAGAATGTATCGAAAGTAACAGCAACCTTGGGATGGGAGCAGGAGTACTTCGTTGTAGACGAGGTAATGGCCAATGCGCGCCCTGACCTGGTACTGTGCGGACGTACGCTGGTAGGCCACGCACCTGCAAAAGGACAGCAATTAGAAGATCACTACTTTGGTACTATACCCGAGCGCGTTTACGCTTTCATGCAAGACTTTGAACAAGAGTCTTACAAGCTGGGTATCCCACTGCGTACCCGCCACAACGAGGTAGCACCGGGACAGTTTGAGTGCGCACCGATATTTGAAGAAGCGAATATTGCTGTTGACCACAACAGCTTGTTGATGGATGTAATGACCAAGGTGGCCAAGCGTCATAAACTGAAAGTATTACTGCACGAAAAACCATTTGCCGGTGTGAATGGTAGCGGTAAACATAATAACTGGAGCCTTGCTACAGATACAGGTGTTAACCTGCTGTCTCCCGGTAAGACACCACGTACCAACCTGATGTTCCTGACCTTCTTTGTGAACATCATCAAAGCGGTACATGATAATGCTGACCTGTTGCGCGCAGCTATTGCATCGGCAGGAAACGACCACCGCCTGGGTGCTAACGAAGCTCCTCCGGCTATTATATCTGTATATATAGGCCAGTACCTGACACAGGTGCTGAACGAAGTAGAAGAGCGAGTGAAAGAGAAATTCAGCGAGCAGGATGAGGTGATACTGAAGTTAGACATCCACAAGCAGATACCGGAACTGTTGATGGACAATACTGATCGTAACCGTACCAGTCCTTTCGCTTTCACTGGCAATAAATTTGAGTTCCGCGCCGTAGGTTCTGCTGCCAACTGTGGTTCTCCGTTGATGATCATCAATACCATTATGGCTGACTCTTTGAAGAAATTCAAAGCAGAGGTAGATGCCCTGATAGAGAAAGGTGATAAGAAAGAAATAGCTATCATGCATGTATTGCGCAAATACATTGCTGAGTCGAAGAAGATACGTTTTGAAGGTGATAACTACAGCGATGAGTGGGCTAAGGAAGCTGAAAAACGCGGCCTGAGCAATATGAAAACCACTCCTGAAGCGCTGGGTGCTTACCTGACAGACAATGCTAAGAAACTGTTCTTTGATAACAATATATACAGTGCCCGTGAACTGGAAGCACGTGTTGAGATCATGCTGGAAGAGTATGTGAAGAAAGTACAGATAGAAGCACGTATCATGGGTTACATTGCAACCAACCATGTATTACCTGCAGCCATCGCTTACCAGAATTCGCTGATAGAGAATGTGAAAGGGTTGAAAGACCTGGGACTGGGCGAGAATACGTACAAAGCGCAGCTGAACTTAGTTGAGATAGTAAGCGGGCACATCCAGAACATTAATAATAATGTGGAGAAGATGATAGACGCACGCAAGCGTGCCAATAATGAAGCCGACAGTCACAAACGTGCTGATATGTATTGCAACGAGGTGAAACCTTACTTCGATACCATACGTTACCACGTTGATAAGCTGGAACTGATAGTTGATGATAAACTTTGGCCGCTGCCAAAATATCGTGAGCTGCTGTTCTTAAGATAA
- a CDS encoding N-acetyltransferase, producing MIRLIEPEDVQRVLGIYTPYITKYNTSFEYEVPTLEEFQQRIANITEQYPWLVCKKDGVIVGYAYAGQHRARTAYQWSVESAIYIAEDFCGKGVGRLLYTKLFELLKQQGYMNVFAGMTAPNERSERLHKSLGFEDVGTFKNIGYKNGAWHDTKWFQLDIGEHKSLLSEPLSIKEIGKNY from the coding sequence ATGATACGGCTCATCGAGCCCGAAGATGTGCAAAGGGTGCTGGGTATTTACACACCTTACATTACAAAGTACAATACCAGTTTTGAGTATGAAGTACCTACGCTTGAAGAGTTTCAGCAACGCATTGCTAATATTACCGAACAATACCCCTGGCTGGTGTGCAAAAAAGACGGTGTGATAGTTGGTTATGCCTATGCAGGACAGCACCGGGCAAGAACCGCTTACCAATGGAGTGTAGAGTCTGCCATATATATAGCGGAGGATTTTTGTGGTAAGGGTGTTGGAAGGTTGTTGTACACAAAACTGTTTGAACTACTGAAGCAACAGGGTTACATGAACGTATTTGCTGGTATGACGGCTCCTAATGAGCGTAGCGAACGCCTGCACAAAAGCTTAGGTTTTGAAGATGTAGGTACTTTTAAAAATATAGGATATAAGAATGGAGCATGGCACGACACTAAGTGGTTTCAGTTAGATATAGGTGAGCATAAGAGCTTACTGTCTGAACCATTAAGTATAAAGGAAATTGGAAAAAACTATTAG
- a CDS encoding OsmC family protein codes for MSKHHHYTTTIEWTGNKGEGTIDAAAYERAHTFSVEGKADILCSSDTPFRGDVSKHNPEDMLVYSLSSCHMLWYLHLCADAGVVVTDYTDTATGRMLQNETGGGHFEEVVLHPVVTITDASKVELANSLHDKAHEKCFIANSCNFPVRHEPHCEVKP; via the coding sequence ATGAGTAAACACCACCACTACACTACCACTATAGAGTGGACAGGTAATAAAGGCGAAGGAACTATAGACGCTGCAGCCTATGAGCGTGCGCATACATTTTCCGTTGAAGGCAAAGCAGATATTCTTTGTTCTTCGGACACACCCTTTAGAGGAGATGTTAGCAAACATAACCCTGAGGATATGCTGGTATATTCTTTATCCAGTTGCCATATGTTATGGTACCTGCACTTGTGTGCAGATGCCGGTGTGGTAGTAACAGATTATACTGATACAGCTACAGGACGCATGTTGCAAAACGAAACAGGTGGCGGTCATTTTGAAGAAGTGGTACTGCATCCAGTTGTTACTATTACCGATGCGTCAAAAGTTGAACTGGCCAATAGCCTGCACGATAAGGCGCACGAAAAATGTTTTATTGCTAACTCGTGTAATTTCCCTGTAAGGCATGAGCCGCATTGTGAGGTAAAGCCTTAA
- a CDS encoding 3-oxoacyl-ACP synthase, translating to MNELKEQLHDLCTHYINKNIDDIEAAIADRRIAIAAETKSSMGDKYETTREMLQQEINMNLRRLGEAQAGLAVLNAIDPGMSTDVVTAGSLVVTVTGGYYISVSAGSHVIDGKKYYAVSASSPVGKLLLGKKKGDAITLNNNRITIISVQ from the coding sequence ATGAATGAATTGAAAGAGCAGCTACATGATCTGTGTACGCATTATATCAATAAGAATATCGATGATATAGAGGCTGCTATTGCAGACAGGAGAATTGCGATTGCCGCCGAAACAAAAAGCAGTATGGGTGACAAATACGAGACTACCCGCGAGATGCTGCAACAGGAGATCAATATGAATTTGAGACGCCTGGGTGAAGCACAAGCCGGCCTTGCTGTATTGAATGCTATTGACCCTGGTATGAGTACAGATGTTGTAACAGCAGGTAGTTTAGTTGTAACCGTTACGGGTGGATATTATATCAGTGTAAGTGCAGGATCTCATGTAATTGATGGTAAAAAATATTATGCGGTATCGGCGTCGTCACCTGTCGGTAAATTATTGCTTGGTAAAAAGAAAGGAGATGCA